The Hymenobacter sp. DG01 sequence TACTGCCAGCGCTACAACCCCCGCTCTTACTACGTGGGCCAGGGCTGCGATGTGGCCCCTACCCCCGCTGCTACCGGCCAGGATACGCTGCCCCCTGACCTGGCCGGCCTCCCGGGCCCCCTGATTGGCTACGTGGGGGCGCTGGTGAGCCTGCGCCTGGATATAGCCCTGCTGCAGACCCTGGCCGAGCAGCGCCCCCACTGGAGCCTGGTGCTGGTGGGCCCCGAGGACGACGAATTCCGGGCCAGTGGCCTGCACCAATTGCCCAACGTGCACTTCCTGGGTCCGAAAGCCCCAGAGGAGCTGCCGGCCTACATCCGGGAGTTTGCCGTGTGCCTCAATCCCCAGCTGATCAACGACATGACCATTGGCAACTACCCCCGCAAGATTGACGAGTACCTGGCCCTGGGCAAGCCCGTGGTGGCTACCCGTACCCAGGCCATGGACATCTTCGCCGGGCACACTTACCTGGCCGACGCCGCGGCCGACTACGGGCCCCTGATTGAGCAGGCCCTGCGCGAAGACTCCGCCGAGCGGCAGCAGGAGCGCGCCGCCTTTGCCGCTACCCACACCTGGGCCAACAGCGTGGGACAGATTTACCAGGCCATCCGCACTGTTTCGCCGGCCCTGGCTTCCGGCCCGGCGGCCACGCTGACCCCTGCCTGAGCCACCACGCACTCCCCTTCCCGCCGCCCCCAGCCGCCTACCCCACTCCCACCGTTATTTCCTGCCGCCTGATGCTCGCAGTCTTTAAAAACCGACATGTTTTGTCCCTGACGGGCAACGGGGTCATGGCCGTGTTCAGCATCCTGACCTACAGCATTCTGTACCGGTTTCTGCCCGAAGCCGATATGGGGAACTGGGTGTTCTTTCAGTTTGCCTTTCTGCTGCTCGATACCTTCCGGACCGGGCTGCTGCAAACGCCCCTGATTAAGTTTTACGCCGGCGCCGACCAGGCCCGGCAGACCACCGTAGCGGGTTCCTCCTGGTTTATCGGCCTGCTCGTGACGGGCTTCTTTGTGC is a genomic window containing:
- a CDS encoding glycosyltransferase, producing the protein MENPIHGRDIVVVGQQPWDTEIGSNCKNIALEFARHNRVLYVNSPLDRNTVLKHRHEAWVQRRLRVTKGEEQALAVAGENLWVLTPDCMVESINWLPSSPVYTVLNKLNNRRFAASIRSGIQALGFEDFILFNDNDIFRSFYLKELLRPAVSVYYSRDYMLAVDYWRKHGRRLEPQLIAKTDVCVANSSYLASYCQRYNPRSYYVGQGCDVAPTPAATGQDTLPPDLAGLPGPLIGYVGALVSLRLDIALLQTLAEQRPHWSLVLVGPEDDEFRASGLHQLPNVHFLGPKAPEELPAYIREFAVCLNPQLINDMTIGNYPRKIDEYLALGKPVVATRTQAMDIFAGHTYLADAAADYGPLIEQALREDSAERQQERAAFAATHTWANSVGQIYQAIRTVSPALASGPAATLTPA